The sequence below is a genomic window from Candidatus Zixiibacteriota bacterium.
GCTTATGTGCCAATTATCGTCGTCGTCGTTTTCTTCTTGTTCCTGTTGCTGAACGCGATCCGCGTTCTGCAGGAATATGAGCGCGGCGTGATCTTCCGGCTCGGCCGCATGATCGGCGTCAAGGGGCCGGGA
It includes:
- a CDS encoding slipin family protein, which translates into the protein MPAAYVPIIVVVVFFLFLLLNAIRVLQEYERGVIFRLGRMIGVKGPG